From a region of the Leishmania donovani BPK282A1 complete genome, chromosome 24 genome:
- a CDS encoding lysophospholipase, putative, with protein sequence MTVPIDQLTNAQIKEELRTLYAVTDFADCIEHGDLQKKLQAIRDSTPITHGLRYGTLLEIGNKSPTGVVTLVHGLGDSAYGWESVGHELLRRLPHLLFLLPTAPSRSVTINGGMSMPAWYDIIDMCNSGLLSGRQDVASVRQSCDYVRSIAHVATKKYGIAPQRVVYSGFSQGAAVSLCTGLTAHIAPAGIACMSGYLAACTDVLPRIVQKAVPITMFHGRQDPVVPISAAKETKEILEKDGGVAPISFLEYDMDHSTLPQEINDLTSFLSRVLPEKF encoded by the coding sequence ATGACCGTGCCGATCGACCAGCTCACGAACGCGCAGATtaaggaggagctgcgcacgctgtACGCCGTCACCGACTTCGCCGACTGCATCGAGCACGGCGATCTCCAGAAGAAGCTGCAGGCAATTCGTGACTCGACCCCCATCACTCACGGCCTCCGCTATggcacgctgctggagatCGGTAACAAGAGCCCGACCGGCGTCGTCACCCTCGTTCACGGTCTGGGCGACTCCGCTTACGGCTGGGAGAGCGTCGGCCACGAACTCTTGCGCCGCCTGCCTcaccttctctttctgcTGCCTACCGCCCCGTCACGGAGCGTGACGATCAACGGCGGCATGTCGATGCCTGCTTGGTACGACATCATAGACATGTGCAACAGCGGCCTGCTCAGCGGCCGGCAGGATGTCGCCTCCGTCCGACAGTCCTGCGACTATGTGCGTAGCATCGCCCACGTGGCAACGAAGAAGTATGGCAtcgcgccgcagcgtgtTGTCTACAGTGGCTTCTCCCAGGGCGCGGCTGTCTCACTCTGCACTGGGCTGACGGCGCACATCGCCCCGGCTGGCATCGCGTGCATGTCCGGCTACCTAGCTGCGTGCACGGATGTGCTGCCGCGCATTGTGCAGAAAGCCGTTCCTATCACCATGTTCCACGGCCGTCAAGACCCCGTTGTGCCCATTTCCGCCGCGAAGGAGACGAAGGAGATATTGGAGAAGGACGGCGGTGTCGCCCCGATCAGCTTCCTGGAGTACGACATGGATCACTCCACCCTCCCGCAGGAGATCAACGACCTCACCTCGTTCTTATCTCGCGTTCTGCCGGAAAAGTTCTAA
- a CDS encoding short chain dehydrogenase/reductase, putative gives MFHFGLRGRLVAMSAASVAAPLNITARRLLFSSGNASSSSAASVTGTRRSSAGAAHAPLSSSFTSAPSAGRHKAVKSMLPPAASAAADSIHKFSDDKAEASAYVCGADDVPSYSSASHMSYLMLHSRRLWLPLVLYACYYALSAYLNPVQAGLYATASVVVQRLSVHGRRNKVHKDMTGYTCVVTGGTSGIGLYTAMQLLDMGAHVIIAAPSGKEKETMDFLQRNCLVGAPAATATVASSSASPECEPLENRVTFIAMDYMDQLEVMAAAARIKALTHDRIDLLVNCAGVWKEEPTVTKQKFEEHIGVNFLGPFHFTEALLPSLRKSSHRCGRIVYVTCASHNGVSRGNVVRERMMLLPGPNELQITARCYSASKLGNIYHAQSIANRRYEGIPLNRQSDLHPVDVCCADPGFCFTSLQQANVSPFLGNSIVARTLRSLWIKDAYEGSQTVVNCCVRDTIENGGYYAECALMPSGLSKRAKDPKSRDDVVHWAMAKTIAKYYTVQPE, from the coding sequence ATGTTTCACTTCGGTCTTAGAGGCCGCCTTGTGGCGATGTCGGCAGCCTCGGTCGCTGCCCCGTTAAATATCACGGCGCGCCGtctgctcttctcttccgGCAATGCGTCTTCATCATCAGCGGCCTCGGTGACTGGCACACGTAGGTCCTCCGCaggcgccgcacacgcacctctctcttcctcattCACGTCCGCTCCGTCAGCAGGAAGGCACAAGGCCGTCAAGTCAATGTtgccgccggcagcatcagcagcagcagacagcATCCACAAGTTCAGCGACGACAAGGCAGAAGCCTCCGCGTACGTTtgcggcgctgacgacgtTCCTTCGTACTCCAGTGCTTCGCACATGAGCTACCTCATgctgcacagccgccgcctctggcTGCCTCTGGTGCTCTACGCCTGCTACTACGCACTGTCGGCGTACCTCAACCCAGTGCAGGCGGGTCTTTACGCGACGGCCAGTGTTGTGGTGCAGCGACTAAGCGTACACGGACGCAGAAACAAGGTTCACAAGGACATGACCGGCTACACGTGCGTCGTGACAGGCGGCACGAGCGGCATTGGCCTCTACACGGCGATGCAACTGCTGGATATGGGCGCCCACGTCATAATCGCTGCGCCTTcaggaaaggagaaggagacgaTGGATTTCCTACAGCGAAACTGCCTCGTTGGTGCGCCGGCTGCAACCGCGACGGtcgcgtcctcctccgcttcaCCTGAGTGTGAGCCTCTCGAGAACCGCGTCACCTTCATCGCCATGGACTACATGGACCAGCTGGAGGTGatggcagctgccgcgcgcatCAAGGCCCTCACGCACGACCGCATCGACCTCCTCGTGAACTGCGCGGGTGTGTGGAAGGAGGAGCCGACCGTGACGAAGCAGAAGTTTGAGGAGCACATCGGCGTCAACTTCCTCGGGCCGTTCCACTTCAccgaggcgctgctcccGTCCCTGCGCAAGTCATCGCATAGGTGCGGCCGCATCGTGTACGTCACGTGCGCCTCACACAACGGCGTCTCCAGAGGGAACGTGGTGCGTGAGCGcatgatgctgctgccggggCCGAACGAGTTGCAGATCACCGCGCGTTGCTACAGTGCGTCGAAGCTCGGCAACATTTACCATGCTCAGTCCATTGCGAACCGCCGCTATGAAGGCATCCCGCTGAACCGCCAGAGCGATCTGCACCCCGTCGATGTATGCTGCGCCGACCCGGGCTTCTGCTTCACCTCACTGCAGCAAGCAAATGTGAGTCCGTTTCTCGGCAACAGCATCGTCGCCCGCACGCTTCGGTCTCTGTGGATCAAGGATGCGTACGAGGGTAGCCAAACTGTTGTGAACTGCTGCGTACGCGACACGATCGAGAACGGCGGCTACTACGCCGAGTGTGCGCTGATGCCAAGTGGGCTCAGCAAGCGCGCGAAAGACCCAAAGAGCCGCGACGATGTAGTGCACTGGGCTATGGCGAAGACGATTGCCAAGTACTACACGGTACAACCGGAGTAA
- a CDS encoding hypothetical predicted multi-pass transmembrane protein — MQRGQERRLQCRDAVLWTARASVVVLLCALLGGCGLAGAAAEQKPLVLHASLVDLLNAENALWTVSLGTPNAASPSVVWTAMHEVRVETQPSQSAASLLFMLPPPTSLRHRAEDAEEEKYDEDGSATGKQSAAPGDDAFAQTQRRKPFGHLARSFHGVSCEEYRTGGRGQQGTVQGRCFFLRDDGEDFFVRYEVQGAGNGESKSDSEEAAAAKTATAVRRRSRRGRASAKAVASPKATASSSAEASGAEPRIVRSASASGVWTEHILLGDSAAAGAKETSAGAAEEHVRVGDVTIDEYIREMADARRSKQVVLKLAIAVPRKAGASADGGQDDLMHVRLECITDAFYEAMVERSTGVVKAARTSFFYRWVWPVLFVTAIYAMLAATARLVAWRKASQGSVASATAGATKKKQQ, encoded by the coding sequence ATGCAGCGAGGCCAGGAGAGGCGACTTCAGTGCCGCGATGCGGTGCTGTGGACCGCGAGGGCCTCAGTGGTGGTCCTGCTATGCGCACTactcggcggctgcggcctcgcaggtgctgcggccgaACAAAAGCCGTTGGTGCTGCATGCAAGCCTCGTAGACCTCCTCAACGCGGAGAACGCGCTGTGGACGGTGTCGCTCGGCACTCCCAACGCTGCGAGCCCATCAGTCGTGTGGACAGCGATGCACGAGGTGCGCGTGGAGACGCAGCCCTCCCAGTCGGCCGCTTCGCTTCTCTTcatgctgccgccgccgaccagCTTGAGGCACCgcgccgaggacgcggaggAAGAAAAATACGACGAAGACGGTTCGGCGACGGGGAAGCAAAGCGCGGCGCCCGGCGACGATGCCTTTGCACAGACGCAACGCCGGAAGCCCTTTGGCCACCTCGCGCGGTCCTTCCACGGAGTCTCTTGTGAGGAATACCGGACGGGCgggcgagggcagcagggCACCGTGCAAGGCCGGTGCTTCTTCCTGCgggacgacggcgaggacTTCTTTGTGCGCTACGAGGTACAAGGCGCCGGCAACGGGGAATCAAAGAGTgacagcgaggaggcagctgccgccaagaccgccacagcagtgcgccgccgcagccgccgaggCCGTGCTTCGGCGAAGGCTGTCGCTTCACCGAAGGCaacggcgagcagcagcgcagaggCGTCGGGGGCGGAGCCGCGGatcgtgcgcagcgcctccgccagtGGCGTGTGGACAGAACACATCCTTCTGGGCGAtagcgctgccgcgggtgCGAAGGAGACgagcgctggcgcggcagaggaACACGTCCGTGTCGGAGACGTGACCATTGATGAGTACATCCGTGAGATGGCAGATGCGCGCCGCTCCAAGCAGGTGGTGCTGAAGCTCGCTATAGCGGTGCCCCGAAAGGCCGGCGCCTCGGCGGATGGAGGCCAAGACGACCTAATGCATGTGCGGCTGGAGTGCATCACCGACGCTTTTTATGAGGCCATGGTGGAGCGTAGCACCGGCGTGGTGAAGGCAGCTCGCACGAGCTTCTTCTATCGCTGGGTGTGGCCGGTGCTGTTCGTCACTGCCATCTACGCgatgctggcggcgacggcccgGCTGGTTGCCTGGCGCAAGGCGTCGCAGGGGAGTGTGGCCTCGGCTACTGCTGGCGCGACGAAGAAGAAGCAGCAGTGA